TCCTCGCTGCGCAGCAGCGGCATCCCCAGGTTGCGCTGCATCCATTGTTCGGTGGGCGTGTGGCGAAAGGATGATTGGGAAGAAGCGCTGAGCGCCTCCAGCATCAGTCGCGAATAGTTGACGGCAAACATAAAGCGCACCCCTGGGCGGCTGTTGTCGGCCCGGCGCCGACCGGTTTTTTCGCCGCGATTTTTTCGAACGCGATCCTCCTCGAGATAGTATTCTTCGATACATTCGCGGAAGGTGAGTTCGCCGCTGCGAAAGTAAGCCAGCGCATCCGGCAGGCAATCGTACACAAATTGACCGAGGGCAAAGAAAAAGGCCGGCGGACCGGGGCTGCGCGCGGCATCATAGATGATTCGCAGCAGACGGGCGTTGTCGCCGCCTACCGGGTAGTACAGGGTGTGATTGAACTTCTGGTACCATCCGCCCACAACGATGCCATCCTCCTCCGGAGGCGAACCCAGTTCGGCCGGGCTTCGGCTCTCGCCCAGCGCGGTCGTTCGAAAATCAGGGAAATCCAGGCGGTGGATCTCGCGCATTGGCGCGCAGCTGCCGGGCAATAGTAGCAGCAGCATATTTTGCAGCGTTTCACTGCCCCGCTTCTCCAGCACAATACGTTCGCGCTGCAGCTGCCTCCGCGGCAAATCGGGGTCCACGAGCGTCGCCAGGCGCAAAAGACAATCCGCCGTTGCTCGCGTATTGAGTTCTTGCAAAATGATCGGCGGGCAGCCGCGTCGCTGTTCCGGGCGGTCTTTCCAGAGGCGCATAATTGGATTGAGCGTCATCGCGCCGTGACGCAGGCCGGGCGTGACAGAATAGCCGCCAACGCTTCGCCGCACCGGTCGCAGACGACGCACCGCAATGTCTCGCGCTTGCTTGAGATAGTGCGACTCAAAGAGCGGATCGCCACGGAACTCCCCGGGAATTTCCTGCAGCATTCCAGCAAATCGAAAGCGCGGCGGGCAGTCAGCAGTTGGCGTCGCTTCGCGGGGGCCCTGCTGGCCGAATTGGTAGAGGGCTTCGATTTGCCGGTCGATTTCCGCGAGTCGTAAGAGGATTTCTTCAATGCGCGCTGCAGCGGAATCTCCTCCGCTCTGTTGCCATCGATGCAGAGTTCTGCGCAAAACCTCGTCGCGGGCCTGCTTCTGGCGCAGCAGGAACTGTCGCCGCGCAGACAGCGTTTCGCCGGCCTGCATGGCCCCCTGGCGTCGCAGACGAATTTCGCGCAGTTGGAGGCGATGCAGCTGTCCGAGGATGGCGGCTACACTGCGCGCCGCCGCCGCCAGCGGTCTTGCGCCGCGCGCCCGTTCATAGAGCGCCAGCGCTCCCCGGCTCTGGCCCAGAAGATCCGGAATGCGGCGAATCAGTTCGCGCTCATTCTCCCCCAGAACCTGAAGTTCGCCGCGCTGCAGTCGATGCAGCAGGTTGCGCGCCGCTGCATCGGGCAGTTGTTTCCAGAGCTGCTGCTCCGCCGCAAGGCGCAAGGCAATAAGGGCCAGACGATCGCCGTCGCGGATCAGCTGGCTGCGCAGCGTCGTACCGTCCTTTTGTAGCTCATCGAGCGATAGATCCAATGCCGGTCCCAGTTGTTCCAGCGCCTCCAACCGTTGCTGCCGTTCCTCGCGCAGACGCCAGAGCTGGCGAAAAGGCGCCAGCTGTACAATCAGATCGTCGGTCAAGCCCTGCAGATACTGGCTCAGGTAGTAGATTGAAAACGAGGATGAAAATGTGAGAGCCTGCTGGTATTGATCGAGGATTGCCTGGTGCAGCGCCGGTCCAACGGAACTCTCGCTCTGCTGCTCCGGGATGCCGAGGTCGCAAAGCGTCCCGCCCTCAAAAAATGGCTCCGTGAAGATGGCGGTATCGCGACCAAAAAGGGCGCGCGCCGCAGCGACATCAATGACTCGATACCAGTATTGTCGAAAACGTTCGGAGGCCAGAGTCGCAAAGCTATGCAGCGCGCGATGCGACGGTTCGCTGCGCCAATCCGGCGGCGCCAGCGGAGTTTTGAATTCCAGCCAGTGGGCCGATCGTAGCGCTGCTGCGTCCAGCCGCAGCGTCTGAAAGCGGACCCGCCGCGGCCGAAAATAGCGTCGCCCGCTGGCATCGACGGTCAAGCCGGCGCGCGCATCGTCGAGCAAACGCCTCGCGAGCTCGCTCACTTACTCGCTGGCGGCGGGGTCGACGGCGCCCCGGCGTCGACCGGCAGTCAATTCAGTGAAGCGACGGTGCATTTCTTCGTCGTAGTGAGCATCGACGGCATAGACAATATGCCGCGAATCGTCGCGCAACAAATCAAATTTTGCAAAGCGCGGATCCGGTCGGAGGTGATCGAGATCGAATCGAACGAAGCACATGCGCGGCGTGCGAGCGATTTCAGGCTGGATGGTTGCAAAGCGCGAAACCTGCGGCTTGCTCTGGTAGCGGCTGGCCGCGTCGATCTGGCAAACCTCAAAGAAGGGCCGGCCATCGGAACCGCGGGAGGCGACGATCACAAAATCGCCCTCGGTGATGATGCGCTCATTGTCGCACAGGCTCATGGCAACATGGTCCAGAAACTCGCGCACAATTCGATCGGTGTAGGTAAAAAAGGAATTGTTCACGATCATCTGCACTGCGCGGCGCGGTGAAAATGCGTCGCGCCACGACGTTTTGGAGGTGAGCGATGCAAATTCCGAGGCCAGCGCCAGAACGTTGGCGTCCTCATCGTAGGCCAGATCCGTCTTCAGCAGTTGCAGTTGTTTGCGCACATCGGCGGCGATGTGGTCCTTGCCGGGTTCCGTCCGATAGCGCTCTTCCAGGGAGTTCAGCTTGCCCAGCAGCAGCTTCATATTCGGGTAGTTGTTGCCCGCGGCGCCCGTACGCATCGGTCGGTGGTGGCAGAGAATATTGCGCTTCACTCTGGGATCAATGCTTGGTTCGTGAGCCAGCATCAGGTAGGACATCATCGGATGGTTGCGAATGTATTCCATCTGTGCGTCGCTCAGCGAAGCATCGGCTGGCATCTGCATGCGACCATAGCCAATGTCACAGAGCAGGGCGCTCATCATCAAGACATTGACCTGATCCGCAATGCGCTGCTGGTCGCGCAGGCTCTGCGCTTTCATGCCGCGTGTTTTCAAGGCCATGGAGACAACGGTGCGCTTGACAGCCATCTCCACTTCCTGCTCGGCCCCCATGCCGGTCATCAGTTCGATGATATTGACGAGGCCGTTCATGGCGTCCGGCTGCTGTTCAAAATCCTGGAAGAGTTTATTCAACCGTTCGCTGGACTGCTTGGCATGGAGCGACGTGATTGTGCCGCGTTTGAGCTGCCCAAAAAGCTCCGCTGTATCGTGCGTCAGGCCGCCGGCATGGTCCTCGGTCAGCAGTTTGACATCGCTGAGTCCGTCGTTGTTGCCCTCGCCCTTTTTCTTCTTGATGCCGAGGACATCCATGTCGTCGGTATTGTAGTAGATGCCCTGCTGGACAAAGCGCAGCAACCGATCGATTTCAGCGTCGCTGGCCTGTTCCTTCTTATAGATAAGAATCTGTCCGTCCTTATTGTAGAAATGGACCGGGATTTCGCGTTGCGTCCGAAATCGATCAATGGTCTCTGGCGAGAACTCAAACAGATGATATTCGCCCATTTCCTTGAACCGACGACCAGACTGAGGCCGCCGTCCCTTGAAGCAACAAACATACAATCGGTCGGGACCCCTGCGGCCCGCGCCCGGTCTGCAGGCGGCTGGCCGGAAGCGCAGAGGGCATGTTTTTGTTGAATGATCGTCCTCTATCCGGCGTCATGACAGCCGCCGGCGGCGACGCCTCGCCGTGCAAAGGGGCCTGCCCTCTCCGGGATAACGTCAGGATTCTGTGAGCATTTTTCTCCGATTGTTGTCCTACACCCTGCGCTACCGCTGGCGCTTTACCGCCGGGGTGCTGATATCCTTTCTCAGCGCGGCGCTTGCTGGACTTTCGTTGACTCTGTTCATACCTTTGTTCGACGCCCTTGGCGCCCGCGATGACCGCTTTGAGATGCAGTTTTCGCGCGAGGAGCGGCGGCTGCTGGCCAATGCCGCCCACCGTCAATTTGTAGATATGCTATTTTCGCCGCGCGGCCTGGATATGATCCGGCAGCCAAATCTGGCGGCAATGTACACAAAAGCGGGCGTGCCGGATTGGACGCTGATCAATACCGAGCAACGCATCGACCAGGCCTTTGCGACGCAGGCGTTGCAGAACTTAACCCGTGATCGAATTACGCGCAGTTTGCCGCGGACCGAAGGAGCGCGGCTGGAAACAATTATCAAAGCTAAACTATGGATCAATGAACAGGGCTTCGCTCCGCGCGAGGTGGTATGGTATGCCTGTCTGGCATTCATTCCGGCCAGTTTGCTCAAACTTGGGCTGCTGCTGGCCTGCGTCCGACTGATTGCCGGCACCGGCTACAAGGCAGTACGCGATCTGCGCGATGAGCTCTACCGCCGCGTCCAGCGCTTGAAGCTTACGCAATTCTATTCGGAACGCAGCGGAGAACTTGGCAGCCGCATTGTGAATGATGTAGAGATTGTGGCCGCCGTCATTTCCAGTAACTTACGCGACGCGATCACTAACCTGTTCATCATTCTGACGCACCTGCCCCTGCTGGCCCTGTTGAATCATAAGTTGCTGCTGGTTTCGCTGGCTGCCATTCCGATCATGATGTCGCCGATTACCCTGTTTGCACGGAAGATCCGGCGTTCCGTGGACCGCAGCCAGTCCCTGCTGGCAGGATTGAACGGCCATCTGCAGGAGACCATCTCCGGCATGCGCGTGATCCGTTCGGCCGGCGCCGAGGGCTATGAGATCAATCGCTTCAGTCAGGTGAATCACCGCTTCTACTGGCGAACCTTCAAGCAGATGCTCTATCTGAAACTGGGCGTCTACCTGGTGGAGTTGAATTCGGTGCTGGTGGCTCTGGCGATCATGGGCGCCGGCGCCTACTATCTGGACCGAACGAACTTTACCCAGGGAGAATTTATGGGCTTTATGCTCTTGATGCTCTCTATGATACGACCGGTCATTCAGTTGAGCGGAATGTTTGGCAAGTTCCAGGCCGGTGCGGCCGCCGGCGCCCGGATATTCAATCTCATGGATCGCGAGCCAGAGAATGTCGATCCGCCCCAGCCGCGGGCGCTACACCGCTTGCACAGATCCATTCGCTTTCACAATGTTCGTTTTACCTATCCCGGAGCGGAGCGCGAGGTGCTGCACGGCATCGATCTGGACATTCCGGTTGGAAGCACGGTGGCGCTGGTAGGCGAAAGTGGCAGCGGCAAGTCGACGCTGATGGATTTGATGGCGCGATTTTTTGATCCGACCCACGGACGCATTCTGGTGGACGGCGCAGATATCCGTGAATTCAGGATCGCCGATCATCGCTCGCGTATTGGCATCGTTACCCAGGAGATCTTTCTTTTTTACGGAACCATATTTCAAAACATTGCCTACGGCTCTCCCAATCACAATCGACGCGAAGTCGTGAAGGCGGCGCGCCTCGCCTATGCCCACGATTTCATCAAGGAATTCTACGAGGGCTATCAGACGTTGGTCGGAAATCGCGGGGTCGCGTTGTCCGGCGGTCAGCGGCAGCGCATCGCCATTGCTCGCGCCTTGTTGCGCGACCCGGAAATACTGATCCTGGACGAGGCCACATCAGCTCTCGACGCTGAAAGCGAGCGCCTGGTACAGCAAGCGCTGGAACGACTTTTTCAGAACCGCACTACCTTTGTCATTGCTCATCGTCTCTCTACAATTGAGAATGCCGATCGCATCATCGTTCTCTCCGAAGGGCGCATCGCCGATATCGGCTCGCACCAGGAGTTGCTGGCGCGGGGCGGCTTGTATGCAAGGCTTTACGAGATCAGCAAACAGGGCGGAGCGATTGGCCCGGCTGTATCGCACTGAGAATTTGCCGCTGGCGGCGACCGGTCGGTCCAGATTGGGCTGCGGAAATCGCTGGCGCGCAAAGCTCGCTGGCGAAAGCATGTTTCCCCGACATGAAGCGCCTCTTGCTGGTTGATGATAACGACAAGTATGCTCGTCTGCTGACCGAGTACTTTGAACCCCTGGGCTATCGCTGCGAGCGGGCCGTTGATGCCGCCAGCGGCTGGCAAATGCTGCAGTCGCAGGGGCCGGAGGCCTACCAGGTGCTGGTCACTGATATCACCATGGAGTCGCAGCTGGCCGGGGTTTACATGCTGCGCAGGTTCCAGAAAGCGGGCTTCCGCGGCACAGTAGTAGTTGCCTCTACAGGTTTTGATGCGCCAGGCGGCATGCCCCTATCCCGGCTGGTCTTGCGCTTTTGCGGCGTCCATTTTCTGATCCCGAAAACTACGGTGCTGGCCAGCGCCCCACTCTTCTATCCCATAGCCTTTTTTTCCAGCCCGCTCCGAAATTTTGTAGAAGCTGCCGCTTCGAACCGCGAGACCCGGGCCTGATCGGAGTTGCGCATTTCTGGCGATCCGCTGCACGCTTCTAAGCGTCCAATCGGTAGGCCGTGGTGTTGAGCAAGGGCGGGAGTCGCGGCAGCGCGTCTTGTCCCGGGAAGACCGACAATTGCGCAGGCCGGCCGGCGGAATATAAATAGAGACAGGTGTCGCCTTTCTATGAAACACTATCTTCCTGTGCGCATCTCCCGCGTGGCAGCAATGGCCCTTCTGGCGCTGGGTTGCGGGCCATCGATCCCCATTCGTTTCCCGCAATTTCCGGATCAGACCGGCAGCCAGTTGCGGACTGTAACCGAGGGTCGCCGTAACGTTGGCATTGTGGCCGCGGAATCCTCCCGCGGCGATAGCGGCTATTCCGGCGGCGACTGGACAGCAACGATGGAGGCGGCCCTGACCAATCAGATTTCCGAACGCGGCTACTTCAACCTCGTCGACATCAGCTCGCGTAAGGAACGATTGCGCGAGCTGGCTTACACCCAGAGCGGCATGACCGCCGAGTCATTGCAGATTGGGCGGGAGCTGCAGATCAATTTGCTGCTCATTGTTCGCCCCACTTCGCGTCCCAAGGTTGAGTGCCGCGTTGAGCAACGCACAGACTATGCTGGTTCGGCGCTGGCGCTTGCTTCCGCTGCGGCCTCGGGCAACAGCAACAATGCCGGTCTTCAGAAGAAACCGACCGGCGTTCTCTCGCTCACTGTCTACGTGCAGGGCATTCTGGTGAACGTCGAAACCGGTCGGACGCTCAGCTACGCTAATAGCGAACCCTTTGTTCTGGCGGCCGATGTTGGCGATTCAAGCTGCCCATCGCAGCTGGAGGCCTTTGACGGCGCCTTGCAACTTGCGGCGCGCAATATCGCCTCGCGGCTTTCGCCAGAGGTGGTCACGGTCAACGTGCCGCTGCTGGCCGACACGGACGAACTCAATGGACCCAATACCGACCGAGTGCAGGGCTGGTTGGAAGCAGGCAATGAGTGGGCTGAATCCGAAAACTTTGAACAGGCTGCAAAAAGCTGGCAGCGTGCGCTGAATGAAAGCGACGGAGAATCGGTTTCAGCGCTCTGGAATCTGGCCGTATACGCCTGGTATTCTGGCGACTATGATCGCGCCGAGCAGTACTTTGAAAAGGCGCTGGATGGCGCCGGACCTTCCTGGTTGGACGGCGCCAAACGTCGTTTGATCTCGCAATTTCGCGAGCAGAAGTCGCTGGAGCGCGGCGGACCGCAGCGGTGAGCAAGGGAAGGGGCCGCTGGCTTGCTGTCTTGCTCAGTGTGCTGAGCCTGGCCGCCATTTTTTCAGGCGTCCGTTGCACCTTGCGCACGTCGCCCAATGCCGAAGAGTGTCGCAAAGGTTTGCGCAATTTCCTGCGACTGCAGACCGGCGGCGCGCTGAGCGAAGCGCAACTGGATCAGCTCTTGAATCAGGGCGAAAGCCCGGCCATGGCGGAGCAAGTCTGCATTAAGAAGAAATCGCGTCTACAGGTTGAGTGCGAGATCGAAGCAAAATCGATTGAGGAGCTGCGCCTCTGCCGTCGGCTGGCGCCGCCCCCGAATTCGGGAAGTGCTAGCGAGGCGCCGCACACTCCTTGATGGGATAGCAGATTTCCTGCATGACGTTGCGTCGCGGGCCCACCGCCGAGTCGGAAAAAACGGCAAAGCGTCCGTCGGCAAGGGCCATGCAATACAGATTCTCGGCCGGATCGTTGTAGTACAGGGCTCCGTAGACGGGCGGCGTTACCCCGTCGTTGAAACTGACCAGAAAAGTGAGCCCGTAGTGCTCGCGTAGTTCGTTTTCGCTCTGAACGGCGATTACGCGACTCTGTTTCAATCCGCGCGTGGTGGAGCATTGCGATGGAATCGACGAATAGATGCGAACAGCGCCGTGTCTTTCACTGAGAATAAAGGCGCAGCCTCCCGCCAGCGCGCTGGCCGCGACAATCAGTAAGCTAGCAATCCAGGTCCTTGCCATGATCCACCTTCGAGGGACCAGCCTCCTTCACCCGGCCAGTCTTGCGACTCTGATTTTGCGGCCGGCTTCGGGAAAGGGACGACAGGAGCCAGGCGCGGGCCTGATCTGTCGCAGCTTGCTGGCATACTCTGGCAATGGAATGGCGTCCTGTGAATCAGCTGGAAGCATCGATGGACGGCCGCTTGCATCCGGCGGCCTGCCTGCACCGCGAAAGCGGCGGCCGCCTGCATGCCGAGCCCGATCATTCCTATCGCAGTTGCTTTCAGCGCGATCGCGATCGTCTGATTCACAGCAAGGCCTTTCGCAGATTGGGTTATAAGACTCAGGTATTTGTTAATTCGGCTGGCGATAACTATCGCACCAGGCTCACCCATTCGCTGGAAGTGGCGCAGATCAGTCGTTCCATTTGCGGCGGTCTGGGCCTGAATGCTGATTTTGCCGAGGCCATTGCCCTGGCGCACGACCTGGGACACGCGCCCTTCGGGCACAGCGGACAGGATATTCTAAACCATCTGATGCAGGGACATGGCGGCTTTGAACACAACAGCCAGAGCTTGCGCCTGGTGACAGCCCTCGAATCCCGCTACCTGCAATTTGAGGGCTTGAATCTTTGCCGCGCCACGCTAATGGGCATGATGAAGCGGCCGCACGTCTATGATTGTGATCCAACGCTCCTGCCGCTGCTGGAGTTGCGAGCGCAACGGCAGCCGGCGCTGGAAGCCTCGCTGGCCGACCATTGTGATCGCATAGCGTATATCCATCATGATCTGGAGGACGGGCTGGATGCAGGGTTGCTGAATCTGGAAATGCTGGAAGATCTCCCGCTCTGGCGCGAGGCGCGCTTTGCCGTGCAAGCAGCTGACACGACGAGCTATCAGCGTGCACGGCCGCCGTTGCGAATCCGGTCCATTTTGCGCTATATGATGGATCGAGCGATCAGTGATTTAATGAGTGAAACGGAGTCGCGGCTGGCGGCGCTGCCGGGGGCCAGTGCGGCGTCAATCCAGCAGCTCCCGGCCGCGGACTATCCGGTGCGTTACAGCGCTGCCATGCGCCAGGGGCTGGCCGAATTGCAACGTTTCCTTTTTGAGCGGCTCTATCGCAGCCCGCGTGTCATGCAGATGTCGCGCCGTGGCGAACGCATCGTCGAGTTCTTATTTCAAGAGTACTGTGCGCGTCCGCGTTTGATGCCTGAACACTACCAGCAGCGCATGGAGGCAGCCGGGCTGGAGCGCAGCGTGAGCGACTATATTTCGGGCATGACCGATCGCTATGCCGAGTTGCAGTTTCAAGGCCTCTCCGGGCGCACACAGCCTTGAAGCGACCGGCGCGACTCCTGCAGGTCGCCTGCGGTTGTTCAACTGAGCGCCTTGTGCGCCAGCCGCCAGCCGCACCACAATAGAAGGACACCGCCCAACACGCTGGCCGCCAGATAGGCAAGGGCCTCGCCCCAGGCGCCGCGTTCCAGCATTTGAAAGGTATCGATGCTGAAGCTGGAAAAGGTAGTAAAGCCGCCAAGGAATCCAGTCAGGATCAACAAACGAAGCGCTGGCCATTCGATCGCCAGATGGCCAAGGAGGGCGGCCAAAAAGCCCATGGCCAGACTGCCCATTAAATTAGCGGCAAGAACCCCCCACGGAAATCCATCTCCCCACCAGCGCGCCGCTCCCAGAACGGTTGCGTAGCGCGCCAGGGCGCCGGCTGCGCCGCCAATGGCTACTGCTGCGATATTAGGGCCCATGGCGGACAGTTCTGTCCCGCCGCCAGAGGCGGTCAGCGAAAATCCCTCCAGATTTCATTGGTAGCGTCGATAGGAAAGCCAGGGCGCTCCAGCCGCACAGGAAGGCGAAGATGTTTCGAGTCACCACGCCGGCGCTATCCGAGCGCCTGAAAGACATAGAGCACGAGGTTACAATCCGCTCTACATTGCCGCGCGTGTTTGATGCGCTAACTTCCTCGCGCGTCATAGATGAATGGGGCGGGGGCCCAGCGCGGGTCCAGGCCCGTCTCAACGGTCGCATTTCGCTGTGGGACGGCGAAATCTGCGGCGTGATTAAGGAAATCGAGTATCCCACGCGACTGGTACACACCTTGCGCGAGATCAGCTGGGATGAAAACTGGTTGGATTCGCTGGTTCACTGGCGCCTGGATGAGACCGAGCGCGGCGTTCGCGTCCGCCTGCTGCATACGGGGCTTCCCAACCGACGTCTTCGTGAAATTCACTTTGAGGGATGGTGCGAGTATTT
This genomic stretch from Leptospirales bacterium harbors:
- a CDS encoding SRPBCC domain-containing protein, with the protein product MFRVTTPALSERLKDIEHEVTIRSTLPRVFDALTSSRVIDEWGGGPARVQARLNGRISLWDGEICGVIKEIEYPTRLVHTLREISWDENWLDSLVHWRLDETERGVRVRLLHTGLPNRRLREIHFEGWCEYFLGPMKSYLEG
- a CDS encoding deoxyguanosinetriphosphate triphosphohydrolase, yielding MEWRPVNQLEASMDGRLHPAACLHRESGGRLHAEPDHSYRSCFQRDRDRLIHSKAFRRLGYKTQVFVNSAGDNYRTRLTHSLEVAQISRSICGGLGLNADFAEAIALAHDLGHAPFGHSGQDILNHLMQGHGGFEHNSQSLRLVTALESRYLQFEGLNLCRATLMGMMKRPHVYDCDPTLLPLLELRAQRQPALEASLADHCDRIAYIHHDLEDGLDAGLLNLEMLEDLPLWREARFAVQAADTTSYQRARPPLRIRSILRYMMDRAISDLMSETESRLAALPGASAASIQQLPAADYPVRYSAAMRQGLAELQRFLFERLYRSPRVMQMSRRGERIVEFLFQEYCARPRLMPEHYQQRMEAAGLERSVSDYISGMTDRYAELQFQGLSGRTQP
- the crcB gene encoding fluoride efflux transporter CrcB — its product is MGPNIAAVAIGGAAGALARYATVLGAARWWGDGFPWGVLAANLMGSLAMGFLAALLGHLAIEWPALRLLILTGFLGGFTTFSSFSIDTFQMLERGAWGEALAYLAASVLGGVLLLWCGWRLAHKALS
- a CDS encoding tetratricopeptide repeat protein, with the protein product MKHYLPVRISRVAAMALLALGCGPSIPIRFPQFPDQTGSQLRTVTEGRRNVGIVAAESSRGDSGYSGGDWTATMEAALTNQISERGYFNLVDISSRKERLRELAYTQSGMTAESLQIGRELQINLLLIVRPTSRPKVECRVEQRTDYAGSALALASAAASGNSNNAGLQKKPTGVLSLTVYVQGILVNVETGRTLSYANSEPFVLAADVGDSSCPSQLEAFDGALQLAARNIASRLSPEVVTVNVPLLADTDELNGPNTDRVQGWLEAGNEWAESENFEQAAKSWQRALNESDGESVSALWNLAVYAWYSGDYDRAEQYFEKALDGAGPSWLDGAKRRLISQFREQKSLERGGPQR
- a CDS encoding response regulator, encoding MKRLLLVDDNDKYARLLTEYFEPLGYRCERAVDAASGWQMLQSQGPEAYQVLVTDITMESQLAGVYMLRRFQKAGFRGTVVVASTGFDAPGGMPLSRLVLRFCGVHFLIPKTTVLASAPLFYPIAFFSSPLRNFVEAAASNRETRA
- a CDS encoding ABC transporter ATP-binding protein/permease — its product is MRYRWRFTAGVLISFLSAALAGLSLTLFIPLFDALGARDDRFEMQFSREERRLLANAAHRQFVDMLFSPRGLDMIRQPNLAAMYTKAGVPDWTLINTEQRIDQAFATQALQNLTRDRITRSLPRTEGARLETIIKAKLWINEQGFAPREVVWYACLAFIPASLLKLGLLLACVRLIAGTGYKAVRDLRDELYRRVQRLKLTQFYSERSGELGSRIVNDVEIVAAVISSNLRDAITNLFIILTHLPLLALLNHKLLLVSLAAIPIMMSPITLFARKIRRSVDRSQSLLAGLNGHLQETISGMRVIRSAGAEGYEINRFSQVNHRFYWRTFKQMLYLKLGVYLVELNSVLVALAIMGAGAYYLDRTNFTQGEFMGFMLLMLSMIRPVIQLSGMFGKFQAGAAAGARIFNLMDREPENVDPPQPRALHRLHRSIRFHNVRFTYPGAEREVLHGIDLDIPVGSTVALVGESGSGKSTLMDLMARFFDPTHGRILVDGADIREFRIADHRSRIGIVTQEIFLFYGTIFQNIAYGSPNHNRREVVKAARLAYAHDFIKEFYEGYQTLVGNRGVALSGGQRQRIAIARALLRDPEILILDEATSALDAESERLVQQALERLFQNRTTFVIAHRLSTIENADRIIVLSEGRIADIGSHQELLARGGLYARLYEISKQGGAIGPAVSH